A genomic window from Aurantimicrobium photophilum includes:
- a CDS encoding FhaA domain-containing protein: MGILDNLERGLERVVNGAFAKTFRSGLQPVEITAALRRELDTKAAVVSRDRVLVPNKFTVSLAPDDYERMIGMGATLTDELTRLVTKHAATQHYQFAGGIKISLRSDPSLAVGVVQVDSENVSGSVTWVAVLEIAGKRYPISKSRTIIGRGTEADITVEDSGISRKHVEVLWDGTRAQANDLGSTNGSKLNGQRLVSAALEADSVITIGQTSIVLRLLPQAAGDSSSPSSETVQAPRAAEPGGFWGPRE; encoded by the coding sequence GTGGGCATTCTGGACAACCTTGAGCGCGGCCTTGAGCGCGTGGTCAATGGTGCGTTCGCGAAGACATTTCGCTCAGGTCTTCAGCCCGTTGAAATCACCGCAGCATTGCGCCGTGAGCTCGACACTAAGGCAGCCGTTGTCTCGCGTGATCGAGTCCTTGTTCCTAACAAGTTCACCGTCAGCCTCGCTCCGGACGACTACGAGCGCATGATCGGCATGGGTGCCACCCTGACCGATGAGCTCACACGACTCGTCACCAAACATGCCGCAACGCAGCACTACCAATTTGCAGGTGGCATCAAGATTTCTCTTCGCTCTGACCCATCGCTTGCTGTGGGCGTCGTTCAGGTCGATTCTGAAAACGTCAGCGGCTCGGTCACATGGGTTGCTGTGTTGGAAATTGCCGGCAAGCGTTACCCCATTTCGAAATCCCGGACCATTATCGGCCGTGGCACCGAAGCTGACATCACCGTGGAAGACTCCGGTATCTCGCGCAAGCATGTGGAAGTGCTCTGGGACGGAACACGTGCCCAGGCAAATGACTTAGGTTCAACCAATGGGTCAAAGCTCAATGGTCAACGCCTGGTCTCTGCCGCTCTCGAAGCAGACTCGGTAATCACCATCGGTCAGACCAGCATTGTTCTTCGCCTGCTTCCCCAAGCAGCGGGTGACTCCTCCTCCCCCTCTTCTGAGACCGTTCAGGCTCCTCGCGCCGCTGAGCCAGGTGGATTCTGGGGTCCACGTGAGTGA
- a CDS encoding FHA domain-containing protein FhaB/FipA: MSELTLLILRIGFLIALWVFVFFVVYAVRSDLFGQRVRKMPAAAPAPVSPDASAFLTSAQPRIAAPVATTEIAPADGTPLKLIITSGALQGQELPLQGDVITIGRSPDSSLVIQDDYTSTHHARLEIRGGSWLLRDLDSTNGTTLNGARVTSPVPVPLNTPIVVGSMTFEVRR; encoded by the coding sequence GTGAGTGAGCTCACACTACTGATCTTGCGCATAGGTTTTCTCATTGCGCTCTGGGTCTTCGTCTTCTTTGTGGTTTATGCCGTGCGCAGTGACCTCTTTGGTCAGCGTGTGCGCAAGATGCCCGCCGCAGCACCTGCTCCTGTTTCTCCCGATGCGAGTGCGTTCCTCACTTCAGCACAGCCTCGCATTGCAGCTCCAGTAGCAACCACTGAGATTGCTCCCGCAGATGGAACTCCTCTCAAGCTGATCATTACCTCCGGTGCTCTGCAGGGCCAAGAACTCCCCTTGCAAGGAGATGTCATCACAATCGGTCGATCGCCTGACTCCAGCCTTGTTATCCAGGATGACTACACCTCAACCCACCATGCACGCTTAGAGATTCGTGGCGGGAGCTGGCTGCTGCGCGATCTGGACTCCACTAACGGAACTACTCTCAACGGTGCTCGAGTAACGAGCCCTGTACCTGTTCCCTTGAACACCCCCATTGTTGTGGGCTCGATGACATTTGAGGTTCGCCGCTAG
- a CDS encoding PP2C family protein-serine/threonine phosphatase, translated as MSKHSAAASNVGMVRASNQDAGYAGTYLSVVADGMGGHAGGDVASHLVIRHMLQLDKEYPDVVSAQQDLLATLLQANDMLSDVVYEHPELAGLGTTVSAMLRVGRQVVIAHIGDSRIYLLREGNLSQVTVDHTFVQRLIDSGRITEEEAHDHPRRSVLMRVLGDVDASPELDTAVLDVEVGDRWMLCSDGLTGVVYTERLKPFLVEAETADDAADTLVQASLTGGAPDNVTVVVVDITDGEPEHIAELVGSAAGPMAVKAPEAKLIPTPNLKPRPKPKKMPISTGGMSVPPAALTAQLDAVKAKRIRRRAVLIGSMILVLGAILISAILGYRWSQTQFYVGSDTDSVVIYQGISQNVAGVSLSHVYVDTDIPLDSLTAYQQQQIKNGIPFGNYTEAQDLIASLTSGASK; from the coding sequence ATGTCTAAGCACAGCGCAGCCGCCTCGAACGTAGGCATGGTTCGAGCATCCAACCAGGATGCCGGCTACGCGGGAACCTACCTCAGTGTTGTCGCTGACGGAATGGGCGGCCACGCAGGTGGGGATGTCGCATCCCATCTGGTTATTCGTCATATGTTGCAGCTGGATAAGGAATATCCAGACGTTGTCTCAGCTCAACAAGACCTCTTGGCAACATTGTTGCAAGCCAATGACATGCTCTCCGATGTTGTTTATGAACACCCAGAACTCGCTGGTCTGGGAACTACGGTCAGCGCCATGCTGCGCGTGGGCAGACAAGTAGTTATTGCCCACATTGGTGACTCACGCATTTATCTCCTACGCGAAGGAAATCTGTCTCAGGTCACCGTTGACCACACGTTTGTTCAGCGCCTGATTGATAGCGGCCGCATCACGGAGGAAGAAGCACACGACCACCCGCGCAGATCTGTGTTGATGCGGGTACTCGGTGACGTGGATGCGTCACCCGAGCTCGACACGGCAGTACTTGACGTCGAGGTTGGTGACCGATGGATGCTCTGCTCCGACGGCCTCACCGGAGTTGTTTATACCGAGCGATTGAAGCCGTTCCTTGTAGAAGCTGAAACTGCAGATGACGCTGCTGACACGTTGGTTCAAGCCAGCCTCACTGGTGGTGCTCCAGATAACGTCACCGTAGTTGTGGTGGACATCACCGACGGTGAGCCTGAACACATTGCTGAGCTGGTGGGTTCAGCTGCTGGCCCTATGGCAGTGAAAGCTCCTGAAGCCAAGCTCATCCCCACGCCAAACCTCAAGCCTCGCCCTAAGCCAAAGAAGATGCCCATTTCTACCGGTGGCATGAGCGTTCCTCCGGCAGCCCTCACGGCTCAGCTTGATGCAGTGAAAGCCAAACGCATTCGCCGACGTGCTGTGCTGATTGGCTCAATGATCCTTGTGTTGGGTGCCATTCTCATCAGCGCCATCTTGGGTTACCGCTGGAGTCAAACTCAGTTCTATGTGGGTAGCGATACAGACTCCGTAGTTATTTATCAGGGCATCTCACAAAACGTTGCCGGTGTGAGCTTGTCTCATGTTTATGTCGATACCGATATTCCGCTTGATTCCCTCACCGCTTACCAGCAGCAACAAATCAAGAACGGGATTCCGTTCGGTAATTACACCGAGGCACAAGACCTTATTGCTTCACTCACTTCAGGAGCCAGTAAGTAA
- a CDS encoding FtsW/RodA/SpoVE family cell cycle protein, whose amino-acid sequence MSAPATPDFVATGSIGRLKRVRTSQRMRNVELILVLVASAINVASLVLVQWGVLDRIDAGPLAICGLLAVLVLAIHVAMRFVAPQADALILPIATVLNGLGIAEIYRIDLALGNEGWDSLANKQIAWTALALGAALATIVFIKHQRMLQRYTYVAGLLAVILIALPMVPGLGISINGARVWIQLGTLTFQPGEIAKIALAVFFAGYLVQRRESLSMVGRTFLGMRFPRGRDLGPIIVVWALSMVVIVFQRDLGTGLLFFGLFLVMLYVATGRGSWVALGLSLVGLGAVVANQTLDYVNGRFANWYDAFNDANFSADGGSYQLVQGLFGLAHGGVIGTGLGEGMPEVTPVSQSDYIIASLGEELGLAGIFAILCLYLLLVGRGLRIGFAGHDDFSKLLAVGLSFTIALQCFIVIGGVMRVIPLTGLTTPFLAAGGSSLVANWIIAALLLRLSDSIRSEPRLVVG is encoded by the coding sequence ATGTCGGCTCCAGCAACCCCTGACTTTGTCGCCACCGGCTCCATCGGGCGACTCAAGCGCGTGCGCACCTCCCAGCGCATGCGCAACGTAGAACTCATTCTTGTTCTTGTTGCGAGCGCCATCAATGTTGCCTCACTTGTTCTTGTGCAGTGGGGTGTGCTGGACAGGATTGATGCAGGCCCGCTTGCCATCTGCGGTTTGCTCGCGGTACTCGTTCTTGCCATTCATGTGGCCATGCGGTTTGTGGCACCACAGGCAGACGCCCTCATTCTTCCCATCGCTACCGTATTGAATGGACTCGGTATTGCCGAGATTTACCGCATTGACTTAGCCCTGGGGAATGAAGGCTGGGATTCTCTCGCCAATAAGCAGATTGCGTGGACCGCGCTTGCACTGGGTGCGGCCTTAGCCACCATCGTCTTCATCAAGCACCAACGAATGCTCCAGCGCTACACCTATGTTGCAGGTCTCTTGGCTGTGATCTTGATCGCATTGCCCATGGTTCCTGGGTTGGGTATTTCGATTAACGGCGCACGGGTCTGGATCCAACTGGGAACGCTCACCTTCCAGCCGGGTGAGATTGCGAAGATTGCTCTTGCTGTCTTCTTCGCCGGCTACCTCGTTCAGCGCCGAGAGAGCCTGTCCATGGTTGGGCGCACCTTCTTAGGGATGCGTTTTCCCCGGGGACGTGACCTCGGTCCCATCATTGTGGTGTGGGCACTGTCCATGGTCGTCATCGTGTTCCAACGCGACCTCGGTACTGGTCTGCTCTTCTTCGGCTTGTTCTTGGTCATGCTGTATGTCGCCACCGGTCGCGGAAGCTGGGTTGCACTGGGCCTGAGCTTGGTGGGTCTTGGTGCTGTTGTGGCAAATCAAACCCTGGATTACGTCAATGGCCGCTTTGCCAACTGGTACGACGCTTTCAACGATGCAAACTTCTCTGCCGACGGAGGAAGCTACCAGCTGGTGCAGGGACTCTTCGGTCTTGCTCATGGTGGCGTCATTGGCACGGGCCTGGGCGAGGGCATGCCAGAGGTGACTCCGGTCTCTCAAAGCGACTACATCATTGCCAGCTTGGGTGAAGAACTCGGTCTGGCTGGAATCTTTGCCATCCTCTGCCTCTACTTACTCCTCGTCGGCCGAGGCCTTCGTATTGGTTTTGCTGGCCACGATGACTTCAGCAAGTTACTTGCTGTTGGCTTGTCTTTCACCATTGCACTGCAGTGCTTCATCGTGATTGGTGGTGTGATGCGCGTCATTCCTTTGACCGGTCTCACCACTCCTTTCCTTGCCGCCGGTGGTAGTTCACTGGTTGCTAACTGGATTATCGCTGCACTCCTGCTTCGCCTCTCTGATTCCATTCGGAGCGAACCGAGGCTGGTGGTCGGATGA
- a CDS encoding peptidoglycan D,D-transpeptidase FtsI family protein, giving the protein MNRELKRVTMVVIGMFVVLFLAASTIQVFTADLLYADSRNTRTIFDSYRYKRGSILVAGAPIAESVPIEDNYRYQRTYPNAATYANVTGYFTLNQGMTGIEGTLNNYLSGKTGSQFLNQLNSILTGQEPQGATVALTLDPVMQQAAFDALGNYEGAVVVTEPSTGKILVMASKPSYDPNMLASHNADEVIATYDALNSDPLKPLINKAIAGDMNPPGSVFKLVMVAAALESGKYTPESTFDNPSRFQLPGTDVFIQNSTFTSCGPGATVTLATALRLSCNIPFAELGLELGRKAILEQAKKFGFNTSFDVPMKAAASEFPVVMNDPQTALSSFGQYDVRATPLQIAMVSAAIANGGKVMYPTVLDQILEPTLKPISQFEAKEFSQAVSPETSATITQMMINNVDNSNLITNVRIEGVKVAGKTGTAQNGDGEPYTFWFTGFAPADAPRYAITVVIENGGGLGQNGYTNDIAVPIARTVLEAGLNK; this is encoded by the coding sequence ATGAACCGGGAGCTCAAACGCGTCACCATGGTGGTGATTGGCATGTTTGTGGTGCTGTTCTTGGCGGCAAGTACGATTCAGGTCTTTACGGCAGATCTGCTCTACGCGGATTCCAGAAACACGCGCACCATCTTTGATAGCTACCGCTACAAGCGCGGCTCGATTTTGGTTGCTGGTGCACCCATTGCCGAATCTGTCCCCATCGAGGACAACTACCGATACCAGCGCACCTATCCCAACGCTGCGACCTATGCCAATGTCACTGGATATTTCACCCTGAACCAGGGCATGACCGGTATTGAAGGAACCCTCAATAACTATCTCAGCGGAAAAACTGGGTCGCAGTTCCTCAACCAGCTCAACTCCATCCTGACCGGTCAAGAACCACAAGGCGCCACTGTTGCTTTGACGCTGGACCCTGTGATGCAGCAAGCCGCATTTGATGCCCTGGGAAACTACGAAGGTGCTGTTGTTGTCACCGAGCCCAGCACCGGCAAAATCCTCGTGATGGCATCCAAGCCAAGTTATGACCCCAACATGCTTGCTTCTCACAATGCCGACGAAGTTATTGCGACCTATGACGCTCTCAATTCAGATCCGCTTAAGCCCCTGATCAATAAGGCCATCGCAGGTGACATGAACCCTCCTGGTTCTGTGTTCAAACTGGTCATGGTTGCCGCGGCTCTGGAATCGGGCAAATACACCCCCGAAAGCACTTTCGATAATCCTTCTCGATTCCAGCTTCCGGGCACCGACGTATTTATTCAGAACTCGACTTTCACCTCGTGTGGGCCTGGTGCCACTGTCACCCTGGCAACGGCATTGCGTTTGAGCTGCAATATTCCCTTTGCCGAACTTGGACTAGAGCTCGGTCGCAAAGCCATTTTGGAACAAGCAAAGAAATTTGGCTTCAACACCTCGTTTGATGTGCCCATGAAAGCGGCAGCGAGTGAATTCCCGGTCGTCATGAATGACCCGCAGACAGCACTGTCCTCTTTTGGACAATATGACGTCCGCGCGACCCCACTTCAAATAGCGATGGTCTCTGCTGCGATCGCCAATGGCGGCAAGGTGATGTATCCCACCGTGCTCGACCAAATCCTCGAACCCACGCTCAAACCAATTTCCCAGTTTGAAGCGAAAGAATTCTCTCAGGCAGTTAGCCCAGAGACGTCCGCAACCATCACCCAAATGATGATCAACAACGTAGATAACAGCAATCTCATAACTAATGTGAGAATTGAGGGAGTAAAGGTCGCGGGTAAAACTGGTACGGCCCAAAATGGGGACGGGGAACCGTACACATTCTGGTTCACCGGCTTCGCTCCGGCTGATGCTCCGAGATACGCCATCACTGTTGTAATAGAAAACGGTGGCGGGCTCGGACAAAATGGTTACACCAATGACATCGCAGTGCCAATCGCAAGAACAGTCCTAGAGGCAGGGTTAAACAAATGA
- a CDS encoding protein kinase domain-containing protein translates to MRPTAGMTFGGRYELQSRIAIGGMGEVWQATDLVIGRLVAIKILKDEYLGDPGFLERFRAEARHAALVNHEGIANVYDYGEEEGSAYLVMELVPGEPLSAVIEREKTLSIDKVLDIIAQTSAALQAAHSAGLVHRDIKPGNMLITPEGRVKITDFGIARIADQVPLTATGQVMGTVQYLSPEQASGHPASPSTDIYSLGIVAYECLAGKRPFTGESQVAIAMAQINEEPPPLPDTIAEPVRNLVYSCIAKKPADRPASSANLARAAQALRRGDLQGAAAAVPGVLGTTTTPLDATVVMPRTAETGATTVLNIPDAPEPVQSTEKKKRSPWTWPLIALIGVLVLVLIGAVVALTSGGNSPEPKPTDTTQSASPTKSKTPTATPTGSATPTAAAINKADYVGKSLADATAALEKLNMNVNAVKGTAAPSADKVGIVYDVNPTGPQVPNGTTINVTYYGDLPVAPAPTAAPSLNDDNATPGQALIATWAGYTSCPSGHSLESYTVLVDGSPVSSVPNATAPFTAPSALGNHTIAYQVTCAGLAISNSSPLTTFTVSALG, encoded by the coding sequence ATGAGACCAACAGCTGGAATGACCTTCGGCGGTCGCTATGAGCTCCAGTCGCGCATTGCCATAGGTGGCATGGGCGAGGTTTGGCAAGCAACTGACCTTGTCATTGGTCGCCTCGTCGCGATCAAGATCTTGAAGGACGAGTACCTGGGTGACCCCGGCTTCCTCGAGCGCTTCCGCGCCGAGGCTCGTCACGCTGCCTTGGTTAACCATGAAGGTATTGCAAACGTCTACGACTACGGCGAGGAAGAAGGCTCTGCCTACCTCGTCATGGAACTTGTTCCCGGCGAACCTCTCTCCGCAGTCATTGAGCGTGAGAAAACTCTGTCCATTGACAAAGTCTTGGACATCATTGCCCAGACCTCTGCCGCACTGCAGGCCGCGCACAGCGCTGGCCTCGTCCACCGCGACATCAAGCCCGGCAACATGCTCATTACCCCTGAAGGCCGCGTCAAAATCACCGACTTCGGTATTGCCCGTATTGCAGATCAGGTTCCCCTGACCGCAACCGGCCAGGTCATGGGTACTGTTCAGTACCTCTCGCCTGAACAGGCCTCTGGCCACCCCGCTTCACCGTCAACTGACATTTACTCGCTCGGTATCGTCGCCTACGAATGCCTCGCAGGTAAGCGCCCCTTCACTGGTGAATCACAGGTTGCCATTGCGATGGCTCAAATCAATGAAGAGCCTCCACCACTTCCAGACACCATTGCTGAGCCCGTGCGCAACCTGGTCTACTCCTGCATTGCAAAGAAGCCCGCAGATCGTCCCGCATCTTCAGCGAACCTGGCTCGTGCAGCTCAGGCCTTGCGCCGCGGAGACCTGCAAGGTGCTGCTGCTGCAGTTCCTGGTGTTCTTGGCACCACAACCACCCCATTGGACGCAACCGTGGTGATGCCACGTACTGCTGAAACCGGAGCGACAACCGTTTTGAACATCCCCGATGCACCAGAGCCCGTTCAGTCCACCGAAAAGAAGAAGCGCAGTCCCTGGACGTGGCCGCTCATTGCTCTGATCGGTGTTCTCGTTCTGGTCTTGATTGGTGCTGTTGTGGCACTGACATCTGGTGGTAACTCACCCGAGCCAAAGCCCACCGACACCACACAGTCGGCTAGCCCGACTAAGTCCAAGACGCCCACAGCCACCCCCACGGGTTCTGCAACTCCCACCGCAGCAGCTATCAACAAGGCTGACTATGTGGGCAAGTCTCTGGCAGACGCCACCGCTGCGCTGGAAAAGCTCAACATGAATGTCAATGCCGTCAAGGGAACTGCGGCACCAAGTGCTGACAAGGTGGGTATCGTCTATGACGTCAACCCAACCGGTCCCCAGGTTCCAAACGGCACCACGATTAACGTGACCTACTACGGTGATCTTCCTGTTGCGCCAGCTCCTACAGCTGCACCGAGCCTCAACGATGACAACGCGACTCCTGGTCAGGCTCTCATCGCGACCTGGGCTGGATACACCTCCTGCCCATCTGGTCACAGCTTGGAAAGCTACACCGTTCTGGTTGACGGTTCCCCCGTCTCTTCGGTTCCAAACGCAACTGCTCCATTCACAGCACCATCAGCTTTGGGTAACCACACCATTGCTTACCAGGTGACGTGTGCTGGCCTTGCTATCTCAAACAGCTCTCCTCTGACAACCTTCACCGTCTCGGCGCTGGGCTAG
- the pknB gene encoding Stk1 family PASTA domain-containing Ser/Thr kinase, giving the protein MPLSNKVISGRYQLTKLIGSGGMADVYVAHDSVLGRKVAIKVLNEELAANKKFSQRFKQEAKSASSMDHPNIVQVLDAGETTETDENGVKHTYAFLVMEYVDGLELSKLVARGPLKVPEAIRVTKELLSAVEFAHNKGIVHRDIKPDNIMLTRAGKVKVLDFGIARAVAETFDDIATTTSILGTAAYFSPEQAQGQKVDIRTDIYAIGIVLFEMLTGKIPFTGDTAVAVAHQHIHAHPPAPSSINPKVSLALDQVVFTALAKDKADRFQTTAEFGRELRLTEAAKATAPKAVKAQPVVENDVDSLLGSPISEPAAEKSDSISELPDDFLFLFGDDPQTAPTLIQPEQFRPERKRVITAVAVIALVFGAIAGVGLWVATLEPTNIFPSSTVTVPTLKNVAEKDAIKELQDLDLITSIVVENSALVKKGKVIRTEPEKGAVIDPGTPITVYVSAGKTMVEVPQVADMTVADAKVQLEAVGLVLGTTTESHSPSYAAGLVISTTPTLGTKLIQGSKVNVLVSDGKIEIPDLKGKTVTDANNLLSTLSITPTVQADTTCAKAEQPTVRSQSPAPGVVSQGTPVTITYCAG; this is encoded by the coding sequence GTGCCACTGAGTAACAAAGTCATTTCTGGGCGCTACCAACTCACCAAGCTCATTGGCAGCGGTGGGATGGCAGATGTCTATGTGGCGCATGATTCTGTCCTGGGACGCAAAGTTGCCATTAAGGTTCTCAATGAGGAACTTGCTGCAAACAAGAAGTTCAGCCAGCGCTTCAAGCAGGAAGCTAAGTCTGCTTCCTCAATGGATCACCCCAACATCGTCCAGGTGTTGGACGCCGGTGAAACCACTGAGACAGATGAGAATGGCGTCAAGCACACCTATGCGTTCCTCGTCATGGAATACGTGGATGGCCTGGAGCTCTCCAAACTCGTTGCCCGCGGACCCCTCAAGGTTCCTGAAGCAATTCGTGTGACAAAGGAATTGCTTTCTGCAGTTGAATTTGCCCACAACAAAGGCATCGTTCACCGCGATATCAAACCTGACAACATCATGCTCACGCGTGCTGGCAAGGTGAAGGTTCTCGACTTCGGTATTGCCCGTGCTGTGGCAGAAACCTTTGATGACATCGCCACTACAACATCCATCTTGGGCACAGCGGCCTATTTCTCCCCTGAGCAAGCTCAGGGCCAGAAGGTCGATATTCGAACAGACATCTATGCCATTGGCATCGTGCTGTTTGAAATGTTGACCGGCAAGATTCCTTTCACCGGTGACACTGCTGTTGCGGTTGCCCACCAACACATTCATGCTCACCCCCCAGCACCTAGCTCCATCAACCCCAAGGTTTCTCTTGCGCTTGACCAGGTCGTATTCACGGCATTGGCCAAGGACAAGGCAGACCGTTTCCAGACAACTGCTGAATTTGGGCGAGAGTTGCGTTTAACAGAAGCAGCAAAGGCAACTGCGCCTAAGGCCGTGAAAGCACAGCCGGTCGTCGAGAATGACGTTGATTCTTTATTGGGTTCACCCATTTCAGAACCAGCTGCTGAAAAATCTGACTCAATTTCAGAACTCCCTGACGATTTCCTTTTCCTCTTTGGTGATGACCCCCAAACTGCCCCCACGCTGATTCAGCCTGAGCAATTCCGTCCTGAACGCAAGCGAGTCATCACTGCTGTTGCGGTTATTGCCCTGGTATTTGGTGCTATCGCAGGTGTTGGGCTGTGGGTTGCCACGTTGGAACCAACTAATATTTTCCCCTCCTCAACCGTGACCGTTCCCACGCTCAAGAACGTTGCCGAGAAGGATGCCATCAAAGAACTTCAAGATCTTGATCTCATTACGAGCATCGTGGTTGAGAACTCCGCACTGGTTAAAAAGGGCAAGGTCATCCGCACTGAGCCTGAAAAGGGTGCTGTGATCGACCCCGGTACCCCGATTACCGTCTATGTCTCGGCTGGAAAGACCATGGTGGAAGTTCCCCAGGTTGCAGATATGACGGTGGCTGATGCCAAGGTTCAACTGGAAGCCGTTGGTTTAGTTCTTGGCACAACCACTGAAAGTCACTCTCCTTCGTATGCGGCTGGCTTGGTTATCAGCACCACACCAACGTTGGGTACGAAACTCATTCAAGGTAGCAAGGTGAACGTTCTGGTCTCAGATGGAAAGATCGAGATTCCAGACCTCAAGGGCAAGACGGTCACGGACGCCAATAACCTCCTGAGCACTCTGTCGATTACTCCTACGGTTCAGGCAGATACGACCTGCGCTAAGGCTGAACAGCCCACGGTGCGCTCACAGTCTCCTGCTCCCGGGGTGGTGTCACAGGGAACCCCTGTCACCATTACCTACTGCGCGGGTTAG
- a CDS encoding anthranilate synthase component II, whose product MTRILVIDNYDSFVYTLNGYLQELGAETVVVRNDQIPLAELDATLAEYDGVLVSPGPGKPSDAGVSIAAVHSARKQSIPLLGVCLGHQAIGEAFGATVTNAEELMHGKTSLITHNDSTLYTAVPQPFTATRYHSLAVVNETVPAELVVTSSTAGGVIMGLQHKEAPIYGVQFHPESVLTEGGYTMLGNWLEVCGLKGAAKLALTKSPLIR is encoded by the coding sequence ATGACCAGGATCTTGGTAATCGATAACTACGACAGCTTTGTGTATACCCTCAACGGGTATTTGCAGGAGCTCGGTGCCGAAACCGTTGTTGTGCGCAATGACCAAATTCCTCTAGCCGAGCTAGATGCCACTCTGGCTGAGTACGACGGCGTCCTGGTTTCACCAGGCCCCGGTAAGCCATCAGATGCTGGTGTTTCTATTGCTGCCGTGCACTCAGCACGTAAGCAAAGTATTCCGCTGCTGGGTGTGTGCCTCGGCCACCAGGCCATTGGTGAAGCTTTTGGTGCAACGGTGACCAATGCCGAAGAGCTTATGCACGGGAAGACGTCACTGATCACGCACAACGACAGCACGCTGTACACCGCTGTCCCCCAGCCCTTCACGGCAACCCGTTACCACTCACTTGCCGTGGTGAACGAGACAGTTCCTGCCGAACTGGTCGTCACCAGCTCAACGGCGGGGGGAGTCATCATGGGTCTCCAGCACAAAGAAGCTCCTATTTATGGCGTTCAGTTCCACCCGGAGTCTGTCTTGACCGAAGGCGGTTACACCATGCTGGGTAACTGGCTGGAAGTGTGTGGACTCAAGGGCGCAGCGAAGTTGGCTCTAACGAAGAGCCCTTTAATCCGCTAG
- a CDS encoding class E sortase, whose amino-acid sequence MFKPATLSRVMGIVGELLITFGAIVLLFLAWQLWINNAVVADQQHKASQELTQEWSTDKDKTASAPANEDFGPAPAFAGVGEGAKFATIYIPRLGSDSTRVVKNGIDLPTILNNGYYGHYPDTQWPGQPGNFAVAVHRTNWGSPFGDAPKLQVGDKIYVETADGYYTYAFRNYEFVLPSAVDVLLPVPGTNESPGDQSILTITTCNPLLGDAERMIVYSVLESWRPHSAGPPAEMAKTQKVES is encoded by the coding sequence GTGTTCAAGCCCGCAACTCTCTCCCGCGTCATGGGCATTGTTGGCGAACTCCTCATCACCTTCGGTGCCATAGTTCTGTTGTTCTTGGCATGGCAGTTGTGGATCAACAATGCAGTTGTTGCAGATCAACAACACAAGGCTTCTCAAGAACTCACTCAAGAGTGGTCTACGGATAAAGATAAAACGGCCTCAGCACCCGCCAATGAAGACTTTGGCCCTGCACCTGCCTTTGCTGGCGTGGGTGAAGGCGCCAAGTTCGCCACTATCTATATCCCTCGCTTGGGTTCGGATTCCACACGCGTTGTGAAAAACGGAATCGACCTCCCAACCATTTTGAACAACGGGTATTACGGGCATTACCCCGACACTCAATGGCCAGGTCAGCCAGGCAACTTTGCGGTGGCGGTTCACCGCACCAACTGGGGAAGTCCGTTTGGTGACGCACCCAAACTTCAAGTCGGCGACAAGATTTACGTTGAAACCGCTGATGGCTATTACACCTATGCGTTCCGCAACTATGAGTTTGTTCTTCCTTCTGCGGTGGATGTTCTGCTTCCCGTTCCTGGAACGAATGAATCTCCAGGTGATCAAAGCATTTTGACCATCACCACCTGCAACCCCCTCTTGGGTGATGCAGAACGCATGATTGTCTACAGCGTTTTGGAATCGTGGCGACCACATTCTGCTGGTCCTCCAGCAGAAATGGCGAAGACGCAGAAGGTGGAGTCCTGA
- a CDS encoding cell division protein CrgA, translating into MAAEKKKRTKAPRNPEASGADAPNPVWFKPVMFGFMLIGLVWIIVFYISQGTLPILALGSWNILVGFGIAFIGFLMTTRWR; encoded by the coding sequence ATGGCTGCAGAAAAGAAGAAGCGCACAAAGGCTCCTCGTAACCCCGAGGCGAGCGGCGCAGACGCACCGAACCCCGTATGGTTCAAGCCCGTCATGTTCGGCTTCATGCTGATCGGCTTGGTGTGGATCATTGTGTTTTATATCAGCCAGGGAACGTTACCCATCCTGGCCCTCGGTTCCTGGAACATCCTGGTCGGTTTCGGTATTGCCTTCATCGGCTTCCTGATGACCACACGGTGGCGCTAA